Below is a genomic region from Meleagris gallopavo isolate NT-WF06-2002-E0010 breed Aviagen turkey brand Nicholas breeding stock chromosome 5, Turkey_5.1, whole genome shotgun sequence.
ATCTAGTCACATCTAGTGAAAGCTTGTAGCACCTACAAAGAGTCAGTGATGCTGTGGTAGAGATGAGATGATGATAAACGAATATCTGAGATTGATAGGAACATCATAAGGATGCCTTCTTTTAACACCTAGAGTTTTTGAGCTTTTGGCAAGGATCAGCCAGTTGGGCATTTCTGGACTCCTGATGAGCAAGGTGAACCCATGTTGGAAAGGAAATAAGCTTCTGTTATTCCTTTTGCATCACAAACCACACTCTAACACTTTCCCAGGATGTTTCTGTGGTGGTTGGTCCAGGGCTGGGAATCTCAGTGTCTGAACAGCCTGGCTCAGAGAGCAGTGCCACCTGGTCATCATTCTGAGTGGTCTTGCATGAGTCTAGGGAAGATAAAGGGAAAATACTGAATGTCTGTGAGAGCAAATATTCCTGctccctgcttccccagcacattgtacatttgctttctgcttgcCATTGAGGATCTGGGATTTCTTTCCAGTGATagcagatttaaaaatgaaataaaccacTTTTGTATGGCAAGATCTTGATGTTCGTTGCctactttctttccttttaaaatggcTCTGTACAGCTTTTGTTGTCCCTCcagtttctgcttcttttctacCTGAGGTCTCCTAATTGGAAGTGAGCAAAGAGGAGTGACTGGGGAGCAAGAGTCTTGCATTGGAAACATCAGCTGGAGCCTCGGTCTCCAGCTCCAGGTTCTCATTGAAGGGAGCACCCATCAGTCCACTTCTGAAGGAGTACTTTGCTGTCCTGGGGGCAGCTGGATGCATTTCCGATGGTAGCAGAAATCAGAGTACTGTAACAGTGCTGACCCCATCCATTGTTTTCTGAACTATTTTGAACTGAGTTAAACTGACTTAGATACGTACTAATGCAAAGTATGGTGATGGCTTTTTGTTTACCCAAGAAGCAAGAAATGACACAATTTACAACAGTAGATGGTCTGTGATTCTCTTCTAGCATAGTTTATCAAGAGAGGAACAGAAGGTGAGATTAGGAAATGGCACATTCAGCTGTAGGTACAGGGACTTCTTCAAGCTCATAATTTTTCTCCAAATTCTTCTGGTAACAGTGGTAGTGTAAATGTTTTATTATGAAAAGTTCAAGCCTCTGATATCCTTAATATTCTCAGTGAAGGTAACTCTCCTGGTAAATAAGAACTTTAAATGCCATATGTACCACATGTGCCTGTTCTTTGCCCTTTCTTACACTTCTAATAGAACACAGAAATGAACTGCTGCTACTACTGTACATTTAAGTTCTCTTTGATCTGCTGATGGGTGGTCAGTTGGTGATGATTCATCACAAACTGAGTGTTCTGTTATCTTCTTCTGTGGCTGCTTGTTACAACACGCAATATTTCCCAGTCCCTGAAATGAATGATGATATTAACATAGAATAGCAGCATAACTAAGTCACCAGGGGATCTGTTGAAGATATCTGTGGTCCAAACCCATGTCAAAGCAGAACCAGCGTAGATCAGGCTGTTCAAGGCCTAATGGAGGATATATAAGCTCCCAGGCTTCCAGCCCAGCATTTGACTGCTGTTATGGTGGAAgctcatttttccctttgtcttgAGATGGAGTTTGCTGTGTTGGAACTCGCTGTCTGCTGCCTCTCCCCTCGTGTGCCCTCAAGAAGAATTTGGCTCATGAGTGGCATTCCCTTACAGTACGTGGGTGAGGACAGCAATGAGAAtttcttctttgccttttcttcttcagaatgaACAAACCAAGTGCTCTCAGGCCCCCTTGTAAATCAAGTGCTGCAGCCTCCCTACTACCTAGTagcctcctctggactcactccagtATGGCAATGCTGCGTTTGTACGTTGAGGAGCCTCCAAGCAGAGCACAGTGTTTGAGATGTGATTTTATCAGTGCTGGTTGGAGGATGCTCATTGCTTCCTCAAAGCTTGGTTGTGCGTATGCGGACAAGGACAGAAACAAGCTAATGAGTTAGAAGGGATGCCAGGAGGGGAAGTTCCTTCCGTGATGACTGAAGTGAACTTATTTAACTTGTTGGGATTTGACTGACTGAAATGCAATGTCTGTGATGCCTCCCCTGGCCAGTGGTATCGTGGTTCCGCAGCTAAGGAATAAATTTCTTTGTAACTTCAAGCACTGATATGAGAGCCATCTCCTGTGAGTGACAGATGTCATCTCAGCTAcaactcactttttttttttccttcattaagGCATCCAGTTGAATGCTAGCATTTAAATGGGATCTAGACAAGCTTTTGAAGAATCTGACTTAAGGTCAAGTCTGTTCTGGCCTGAAGGATTTTGAGGGTTCCATGTGTATTTTACCAGGACTATTAACAAATTACCTGTCTCCTGCTGTTTTTAGATAACCATCAGTGCAACTGGTCTGTGTCCTACCAGAATCATTGTGTCCTCTTGCGGTGTGACCGGTTAAGTGTGTGCCAGAATGCTGGAGAGCAAGACATCAGAGATCTGCTGGGAGGTAATGCCGTGCTTCAAACTCTTGCTAAATCCAAGATGTGATCCTTTTGCCTTAAAATTTAGACCATCACTGGCAAGGGAGATGGGTTGTGAAATACCTGCATAATGATTCTGTAAACTGGAAGAATTGTTATACTTGTCTGGTAACAGCTCTGGCACCTATGTGTGCATGATGGGTAACTTTTATTGGCCTCTCTATTTTAAAGGCATGATTCATTCGGGCCATTTGCATTCCACActctgtcctttgaaaaataaaggcatAACAGAtgtacttgtattttttttttaagagaaagggaaaatattttggcattgttttttttctttttttttctggaattgCCAGGATTTTTGTGCCAGAGGCAAACAGGCTGCTTGTATAATCAGGGCAACCTCAGTAACATTGCAGTAACGTTGCAGAACACTCAAAAGTCACCTCAAGCATGTGTGAGTGAGGTCAGATTTGAGCttcagagttttatttttagggaactcattgtttctttctctttaaagaagTTGTCTTCGGGGAAACTCTCCTGTTTCACCACCAAAGCtatcaacaggaaaaaaagaggtcaGTAAATGCACAGGTTGAACAGCGCACCAGAGAAAACCTGTTTTTTTCAACCACTCAGGCTTACAGGATACGCTTGAGGCATCTGCTTGCTGCTGACTCAGCAAATGCAGGAGCAACAACAGCTGTAAGCAACAGTACCACCACTGCAGTGACTGCCAGCACTACCACAGTCGTATCGACTGGCACAAGCACGACTGTCCTCACTGCGACTTCTGAAACAGCTACCAAAGCTTCCAGTGCCTCTGGAAGTCTCCAGACTACAGCCATGTCATCCACTGTCTTTTATCCCACTCCTGTTAATGTTACTGCTTCCACTTCCAGCAACGTCACCAAGCTTCCAATCGCAGCTGAAAACTTAGGAAATAGTAGCTTTGGTTCAGTACTGCctccttcttccacttctactTCTCCCCTTGCTGCCACTTCTGAAGCAGGTACTCAAATGAATGAAACACAGCAGTTTAACCCAGCGAGCACTTCCCGCTCCAGTATCCTCACTTCTGTTGGAGTTGGGCTGAAGACACCAAGCCCACCATTAAACACCTCCACCCAGCAGGATGCCCAGACCTCTGCTGCACTCATCCCCTCTGTGAGTCCACATTCTGTGAAGCCAACAACTGTAACGTTGCCACAAACAAGTAAAGCCTCGACATCCTTGAGTGAATCATCTTCTTTTCAGGGTTCTACCAAAGGTGCCACAGTTTTAACTATTGGCCCTACATCAGCAGCTATGACTGAGCAAGGAATAAGGTCAACATCTCCCGTTCCCTCCACTAAGCATGCAACCACAGCTCCAGCAAACGCACCTGGTACAACAGCATTGAGCACTGCAGAAACTCAGGGCACAAACAGTGAATATCTTCTCATCGCTGCTGAGCCTCTGACTCAGTACTTAGTGGATAAGAGTTTGCTTCTTGCAGTGCTTTTATTTGGTAcgttttttttaataactgttaTAGTTCTTTTTCTCATGCAGGCTTATGAAAgttacaaaaagaaagattataCGCAAGTGGATTACCTGATCAATGGAATGTATGTGGACTCAGAGATGTGAAAAGGCGGGGATAAAGTAATGGGTAAGAGAGATGGAAAGGAGACTGAAAACCTACCCAATTTTGTCTTTCCCATTCGCCTATAACACAAACTGAAAGTGCTTCCAAAGTTACTTCTGGTGCAATTTAGGAGAAATGCCATGTACtgtagtaagaaaaaaaaaacatatatatatatatattttttttattcaactGCAAgagattgctttaaaaatagtcATTCTTAAAACTTTCCCATAATGCACAATGGTTTTGgccattatttttcattgcaaAGCTAACCTATCAAGAGGTAAGACGACGTCCTCTGAAAATGACGTGGTGCTTTTTACACTGTTAGAGCGCAAGTTCATCATGTTTCATTGGCTTCGTGTGCTCCTCTCCGGAAATGAAGCGAAGGATGCTCCCAGCTCTTACAAAATGCTCTGACATCACTAGATGAGAAGTGTGGAGTATTGCTACAACAGGGAACTTCTAATCCAATGTCATGTTTCGGTACGCTTCTTGCTTGTTAAGAGGTCTGTTTACAAGGCATTGTAAACACTGTTCACTGCTAACCCAAGATATCTTTTCACCATGAAGCAGATTACTGTGCCTCTACATTACATGATCTTATTTTTGTATTCATTCAATAAATGGGGCCCTGGAAGGGCATATCttgttgcatttctgttttcattcctgTCCTTGCCAGCTTAGCAGCAGACAAATGGCCTTTTTGGGCTTATGCAGATGAGCTCTGCTTGAATGTTCCAACTACAGGGTCTTAGAAGGCTGCACTGGAGGTGTGACCATGTCGTGGAAAATGCTGATCATCTTTCCAAGTCTggcttctgttctttcagagtGCTATGTGCCATTCTCCCAGGTATGCAGACACACTTAGTGTGCTTATTAATTGCTGTGAATGAAGCATCAAGCTCTTTTCTTGCATTCTGGACCAGCTTAGAGTCACCGATCATCTGGAACTCTTACTGCACATGTACACACAGCTGGCCTCAGACCTGCAGTTGAGAGAGAGTagaaagcatttgatttttcagcaaacattcttcagtgtttaatttcacttttatttgaGTGAGGTATGTATTCTGCTAGCAAAACACCAGATCAATGTgcattgtatttcttttaactAGACTGATGCATCTGATGCAGTGTTGGGGACGTCCCTCGGTATAGCTTGGGAGTTGCAGCCAGTTGAGATGCCTGGGAGTCAGCACGACTGTTCTGAGCTATTAGCAGATGTCAGGCAGATGCTCCACAACTTCGAAGTCCAGAGACTTGCATTTACATAAAGATCTCAGGTTTCACCTTAATTGCATGACTTAAGCAGGTGAGTCACTAACCACAGACCTAAGCATGTGGTCTTTGCACTGTATTCAAGATACTGCGATAAGAACTGTCTCAGCTCCCTGCTGTCTCCTGAGTGAGGACCAGAGTGTTACCTTGGATTCAGTTCTCtactttttctcctcatttagACATCTCAAATAGATGCTTGCATTTAGGTAGGGTGAGTCCAGTTAGTAATGCTCCCTGTTTTAATCTCTTGCTGTGTGAGTGAATTGTTCTCTGCAGGAAGTGCCTTCCTGCATAAAGAGTTGGTGTTGCAGCTGCTATgtagtaattttttatttttttttttcaagttaccTGAGCAATTACACAAGGGCAAACATTGTAATCACTGGAATTGAAATTGCTTATcttggaaaaaagaattttttggATGGACTTCACGCCAACTATAGCCTTATTtctgttggtctctgtggatcTCCTCAttgaagaagaacagaagtcaGATGCCAGATTCTGTGGAGTGGAGCAGAAGTTTGTAAAGTTGCATTAATTATTTGTTCTCCTCTTTAAAGTGATGTCAGAGTCCTGTACTGATTTCTCAGAGCGGGAAGGGGCCATTACTTTAAgactctgttttcttttttaaaaacagacacTTTTAAAGGTTTGtttattaaaacacaaacaaagcCCTGCAGGGATAATTTAAGTATGTGTGATATAATTACGAGAGTTGGAGTTGGGTTACAACTGTATTTACAAGTCTGAAGGAGTTTCTCATGGACAGAATGAGGGTGTTACAACTGCATCACAGCTGAAAGAAACCACTATCATAAAAATCCTTGTGGCTTCTTGACAGGTTCTTACAGGAAGGTGACTCCTCATCAGAAGCTTTTTGCAGTTCCCACAGTCGCATGTATGTTTACATCTTGCTCTCCTCCTCGTATCCTGGCACTGTTTGTCATGTTTTGTTCTTACTGAAGTAATGGCACTTCCAGCTGTGGATTACTGTCTCAGCAGAAACTAAGTTTTTAGTTCAAGTCAGAGCACTAAAGCGTGTCTTGCCTGGTGCAATTTTACACACAAGATAGAGATCATCATGCAAACCATAATGACCTCAAAGCATAGTGCCAGCCGGTGACACAAGTAAGTTCTTCTTTGCATCCCAGTGCTTTTGTGAGACAAGACCAgttaatgcattaaaaataattgtctgGAGCATAGCCTCTAAAACTCAAAGTGTATTTTGGGGCTTGTACATTGAAACCAGTTGTAAAGATTTGGCAGCTTTGCTGCTTTCATAATGCTTTCGCATCCTGCTACTCAGtggacgtgggcagtgggccTGTAGAAGCTGGATTGCACATGGGGTCCTCTGAAGGGCTCTGCTCTAGCAGTGGCTTGATACGCAGGTCAGAAGGTATGAGAGCTTCCTCCCTGCTGGCTCTTCATGTGTTGGAGGCCACCAACAGCAAACACTTCGTCATTTCTACCTCAAACCCATTTGTTCTGTTGGGGTGACAGCCTGCCTTCCAGAACATATCCCTTTTTCTTGATAGAGTGCTGCAGTAGTTAACAGCAAGTATGTTAAACAAGGAAATGCAACACCTTTTGAATGTTTGCTTGCTGAATTCCTAGTGTAACAATAGTCGGGGTCCTGCCATGCTATCTGCCAAAAACAACACTCTGCTGCTGTGAAGCATAGCATATCTGATGCACACTGGGTTTCAACCTGCTGCATGGCCTCTTTCTTGATAAAACACAGGAACATCCTGGAATTAAATTTAGATTTCATTACTTCTAGTTCCACCTCCCTAGTATTTACTTGCCTGTAGAAGTATGCTGTTCTAGGtagcagagaagaaaggaataaattaATACTAAGctgtttaaaggaaaaatcagaatGAACGACTTATAGACTGAACATGTGGGTTTATAATATCCCATGTGGTGTCCAGAGTAGGGGAGTGTAAGCTGGACTCGAGTGTTATCTTTTACAGCAGCTGATGGAGgtaataaaaaaacacatggGAAGCTTTGGAAACAGATATGTGTGGAATTGGTTTCTCTGGATTTGTCTCATGGTTGCTGGCATTAAAGGAAGAAACCAGAGCCCTGCCCTACTAAAGCATTTCTAAGGATTTCTTCCTTTGTGGGTTTTCTGGTATGTAGTAAATACAAGTCCACAATAACAGCATCTCCCCTAGCCAAGGCAGCTCTAGTTGTTTCTTCTCTATGGCCTCAAAGCCTCATGAAACTTCGTTACCTTTGTTGCGCTTGGCTGAAATTGGTCTATGTGTTCAAAAGGAAATACTCTCATCCTTCACAAAATACAGGCCTGTAAGCCTGtgcttttctagaaaaaaacagcaggaataACCCAGAGCTAGGATCACTCCTATTTGCTAGAATGTCTAAGTAGTTCAAGGGCTCTGCTTTGATATGTTGGTTTTACTGAACGGCTGCTTCTCATGGGCAAAGCTGGTCTTTGCTCTACAGCATTTTGGGCCAACATCCTTGTACTCCCATGACCTTGGACCAGATAAACCTGATCTGTGAACACGCTTATGTTGTTCAGTGTAATTGTCCAGCCTGTGTCCAAACAGCCCAGCTGTGGATCAGGAGGGTGTAGCAGCACGTTATCCTGTGCTCTGTGTTTCGTACAGTCTTGTCTTTCTGTGCTGTTCCTGGGCTTGATTGAGTGCTAAGAGCACCGCTGCTTTGactgagctgtgccagcaggctgtgctgcgGGGCAGCTCTTCCGCAGCCTGCCTGCTCAGCATGCCTCTGGCAGGGAAACCCCAAAGGGTCTGGGAAAAGAGGCTCTGCCTAATCTTGGGCTTCCTGCTTAGCCTTGGGTGATACTTCGCTTGTGCCTTGGCTGGAGTTCAGTTTGGATTACCAACTAGATTTGAAGGAGAGATCTTTTGCTGGTGCACAGAACTTGCTCCgcatcctgctgctcccagtAAATGGGCTAAAACTATTTGAACAAGAATGTGCAGTCTGTTtgtaaaagcaaacaacttATCTTTGTGAAAAGCAACACGTGTTTTAACCCTTTCAAGCTGGGGCAAGTGAAAGCAATTATGTTGGTTTGAGGGTCGTGAACCTGGACAAGTGGTTCCTGTTTTTTAGTGGAAGCAGATGAAATTCCCAAAGCTTGTAAATGTAAACACTGTTAAATCCTCCAGCATAACTCCTGTGAAACTAAgggatggagaagaaagaatgagaggTTCAGTCAGCCTGAAAAATGCTCACATTTAGAGGTGACCATTCATAGCTAGATGGGAAGGAAAACAGGTCAGGAGATAaccaaatattaaaataaaattcattggAGATCTCAGACACTCagattagaatcacagaatgtcctcAGTGGGAAGGGACCCTTAGAGGCTGTCTAGTCCAACTTGCCTGCTATGAATAAGGACACCTACAGTACTATGGTGAGAGTTTTCAAAGGTACCTAGAAAGGGGCATTAAAATCCCATAGTTCTGAGAGAAATTTGGCTCACCTTTGGTCAGTGCAGCTATGCTGTGTTCAAGTACCAGACAGACAAGGCCTTAAAAACTTTTCTTACCGAGCATTACCACCTTTTGATTTTGAGCAAAAGTACATGTAGTTGTGTGTGAATTTTTCCCATTGAAAGAATGGGAAAGTCTTGTAttgattcttttttcctaagGCTCATGTTGCCattgtaatttctttgtttgcctttttccaACTTCTGAAGCAGTAAAGATTTAAGCACTCGTGATTCCGATGCTCAAGTACCTCTTGTGCAATACTTCTGCAACGGTGGAATGCTTCACTCAGAAAAGCAGATCAGATGAAATGAGAAAATCCTGGGACAGAGAGCCATTATCATGTTCCTGATAGAAGGTGGCTTTGAACTAGTTCTCTCCACGTGCATCTCAGTGAATATTCCCAGCAGTGACAGACAGCAGTACTGCTGTGCCTTACAAGCCAACGTTTAGATTCCAGAGAGGAAAGCTGTCCAATCTGTAGCATAAAAGTCAGTTCCTCTATCTCACTGTTCTATTTGTTGGGTCAAAGTGTATTGCAAGGATGTTGTAAGGGTTGAAGGCAGTTATATTGCTGTTGTCTTGTTGATTTGACATATTTCTAAATGAGGGTCTCTTCTGTAAGAGAGGAGTCTGGTCCCCGAGCACTTTGTGACAACATGCAGTGAGCATCCCGTTTTGGAGGAAATGGTAAACCTCATTAACACAGCCTCTGTGCCTCTCCTAGATCACACGCAGACCTGGGGTTTGTTTGTAGCCAAGCAGAAAGCTTTTTCAAAAGATGATCTCATTGCTTTAAAACCACACGCATGTGAACCAAAGTGGGAAGGGGAGCAGTGGCTGGAAAGGATGGAGGGCTCCACATGGACAGCACATGTATGTGGCTTGCGTGGGGACAACCAGTGTGTTTCACCAGCCATTAGCCTCAGTTCTGCCATCAGCATGCACGGGGCTGAGGAGAGTGTCCTTTTCTTTGAGTGTTTGCAGTTTTGTTAATCAGCAGGGAGTTTTGGAAAATGTTAGTGAGAGCTGTCAGGCTGTGATGAGCTCCCAAGGGAATGAGCAACAGCCCATGGGAGTTCAAAGCCTTGAAGGGCTATTGTAGCACAGGACGAATCTGTGGAGTAGTTTGAGTTGGAACAGAACCTTAAGGGCTATCTGGTCCAACTTCCttgcaacaaacagggacacctaccctagatcagatgctcagagcctgtCCAGCCTCACTTTCAGTATTTCCAAGGATGAGGCACCTACTGCCTCCATGGGCAACTTGTGTCAGTTcccacccttattgtaaaaactttttttcttatatccaatcaaaatcttccctcttttagtttgaaaccatttctccttgtcctgtcacaacagcccctgctaaagagtctgtcccctttctTCTTACATCCCCTCTTGgggtactgaaaggctgctggaAAGATGACCTGAGAACTCTTGTAAAGAAGCAATGAATGATGAGAGAAATCAGATCAGCTGAAGAGAACTGTGGGCATGGTAAAGGACAAGGAAGACCAGGTGTTTCCTTGAAGAACAGTATCTTCTCAGCTGTGCAGGGCTATTAGTCTTCATGCTTTAGGGTGTACAAGATTGCTGGCCAGATGAAAGAGAACACACCTCTGCAGGCATTTGTGCACAGCTGTCAGCAGAGGGGATTAATGACCAGAAGAGAAGCATTTGAGGTACCCGATGTTAGTGCTGGAGAGAGGTTACTTGGCTGACTTAAGCTGCTAGCTGGAGATACTGGGGTTTTCTGATTGTTCATGTAGCAGTGTCACAGAGCCAGTTTCTGGTCACAGGGCTGTGTAAAGGCTCACTTCAtcaagttttccttttcctagCTCTGCTTTAAGGCTTTTTCTGGTTTATTCTCACTCTGATCCCACTGTGGCTGCAAGTGGAATGACCTCTTCTTACTAGGGTGCTACAGGAGGGCTACTCCTTATTCTGAGCTGTTATTGCACTCCCAAACCCCTTTAGCACTGCTAACTAAAACTAAACTCTACTTACCAAATGGCCATTTACCTTTCCCAGGGCTGCCatatgctgtttgttttctcattggGTTTTCTGGTCATTCCAGTGAGCTGAGGAGGTCGTAATGTAGATGGAGACTAATAATAAACCTACATTAGAAGCAGCTGTATTGTAAAAGAACTTtaaatctgaaggaaaagcaggCAGGGACAGTTTTAACCGCAAAGTACTCTTTAATTGAAACCTAGGCTGGAACTGACCTGCCTGCCTTGAGATACTGTGTGGGTTGGGTGGAGATTGAGTCTGCATTGTTATATTTACATAGACAATTTTAACTTCTGACAACACGAAAACTACTTCTGAGCAGCCTTTGGCTTGGGCCACCCACAACCCATGGGAGATAGGAGGTCACAGGGACACGTTTGTAAGAGCATCACTGTGCAGGACTACTTCTGGGGCAGGTGGTTTTCCAGTGATTTCTCAaaaaaagccttgctgaaggctttttttttttttttttttttttcccctagtgcAGGCAGAttactctcttttttcttttccttgtgtttATACAGGCTTCACTAGAGACCCTTCATGTGATGCCAGCTAGGAATGGTGATGGTAGAGCTGGGGTCAGGCGTGGGACACATGGAGCAGCCCATGTGACAAGCAGGGGTTGAAGAGCCTCGGCTAGAAGTCCACTGCTATGAAACCATGTGTTTTGCAAGG
It encodes:
- the C5H11orf24 gene encoding uncharacterized protein C11orf24 homolog isoform X2, giving the protein MWTAIVFFLLISFCICENRFSVLKARGVHVVQINRLTTEKQCRQACKGPAASDNHQCNWSVSYQNHCVLLRCDRLSVCQNAGEQDIRDLLGVVFGETLLFHHQSYQQEKKRSVNAQVEQRTRENLFFSTTQAYRIRLRHLLAADSANAGATTAVSNSTTTAVTASTTTVVSTGTSTTVLTATSETATKASSASGSLQTTAMSSTVFYPTPVNVTASTSSNVTKLPIAAENLGNSSFGSVLPPSSTSTSPLAATSEAGTQMNETQQFNPASTSRSSILTSVGVGLKTPSPPLNTSTQQDAQTSAALIPSVSPHSVKPTTVTLPQTSKASTSLSESSSFQGSTKGATVLTIGPTSAAMTEQGIRSTSPVPSTKHATTAPANAPGTTALSTAETQGTNSEYLLIAAEPLTQYLVDKSLLLAVLLFGTFFLITVIVLFLMQAYESYKKKDYTQVDYLINGMYVDSEM
- the C5H11orf24 gene encoding uncharacterized protein C11orf24 homolog isoform X1, which gives rise to MWTAIVFFLLISFCICENRFSVLKARGVHVVQINRLTTEKQCRQACKGPAASDNHQCNWSVSYQNHCVLLRCDRLSVCQNAGEQDIRDLLGEVVFGETLLFHHQSYQQEKKRSVNAQVEQRTRENLFFSTTQAYRIRLRHLLAADSANAGATTAVSNSTTTAVTASTTTVVSTGTSTTVLTATSETATKASSASGSLQTTAMSSTVFYPTPVNVTASTSSNVTKLPIAAENLGNSSFGSVLPPSSTSTSPLAATSEAGTQMNETQQFNPASTSRSSILTSVGVGLKTPSPPLNTSTQQDAQTSAALIPSVSPHSVKPTTVTLPQTSKASTSLSESSSFQGSTKGATVLTIGPTSAAMTEQGIRSTSPVPSTKHATTAPANAPGTTALSTAETQGTNSEYLLIAAEPLTQYLVDKSLLLAVLLFGTFFLITVIVLFLMQAYESYKKKDYTQVDYLINGMYVDSEM